In Camelina sativa cultivar DH55 chromosome 13, Cs, whole genome shotgun sequence, the genomic window GGTTTGCATGTTTCTTTAGATCTTATTATCTTAACACTTAGCGGTAACACACAACACATAATCATTCAAGGACCAAAATGGGATAAGACGAGAGAACGAGGAGAGACGGTACATGGATTCATGATTGGGGAATAAGAAAGCACGGAGCTAAACTAGACAATACCAAAATATGTTGGTCCCCAAACTCTCTatcaagataaaaataaaaaaatatatatatggtcggtcaatttacttttatttcaaACCTCTCAAGagattttcaaattatatagaGAAGAATATTTCAATCATGAATTCTATAAAGGTGTATAAGCAGCAGCAACTAATAAAGTAggactaaaaacaaaaagaacttagaGTTTGAAAACCCACATTGAATGTACAAGGCGGGACGTGGAACAAACACGCAAGtatctataataaaaatataaatagatcgttatcaaaaccttcaaattaaaaattacagCATTTTGGAAATTGAAAAGATTTACGAGACTTGTGTGTCCAAAAAAGTCAAATTGTTACTTTGGTaaaagtgaaagtaatatacacatacaaatttatttgaatttttagatAACCACATCCCGGCCGTTTATGCTGTTAAAATAACAATTCGAATTTATATTCTTCCATACTACTTGTTATGAATAcgttttactttattttttactagTGATGAATAGTACCTTGCTTTATTGAAGTTCAAAATTTTGAGAATTGTTTGATGTGATTTATTAAAACAATCATTTCATTCAgctaaaaaatactatattttcaaattaaagaATGTTCATAACTTAATATGATTAAATTAGTCATATGGATCTCATAAGTCATTAAGCTATGCCTACTTTGAGGGAGAGGCCTTAAAACGGCTACGAACTTTACAAACGATTAGCAAATGGGACCATACGTTTGAATgaaatcatcatataattacTATATTGCATACTACAAACATCCATATTAACGGAAATGCCATTCACTTTACCCCTTTGCATTATTTTCTACTAACAACTAAGAAAAAATTTGACTGCATTTAAATCTcacttaattatcatttttcaACTCCTAAATCTTCATATTGGCGGCCTATGTCACATTCGATTTTTGGTAATCTTCAAGAAGAATGTCTcctgtttttaattatttttttctactctGCATTTAATAATCTTGGTTTAGTTATTTGCTTTCACACATGGTTCAATAAATCTAGAactgaaaattcaaatttatattaaaccCTTAGAACCATTACTGTAATTCTGAATATTGGTCATCTTCTTTAacgaaaaacaaattaaatttatttttaagatatcaATTAATATGTCAGTTCACCTGTCtcattttaattaactaatttagtGCCTCATGATTAATAAACACACCAAATCCTATTTGTGGTAAAATTACTTAAATCCTTGATTTAAACACAATGGGCATAACCGTAATCTTCTTCTAAACCATCCGAGAAAATTTGTCCGCCAAAATGATAATTTAATGTTTCGaattaaaaagtcaaaatatattattacacctcactctctctctctctatctatctatctctgCTCGTGACTCAAcgagaaggaaacagagaacTTTTAAATCAGTcgatttttttcaaattttctgaCCTTTTCCCCTTACAAAAGCCATCATCTTGTTATACCTTTATAGCGTTATCTAAAGAAACCAGGTTCCAAAGTTTCGAATTTTtggtatttgaaaaaaaaatggagagttTAGTGAAGAGCTGCGCAGGGATCGATAAGAAAAGAAGCAGTTTGACTCACTCGGTGGTGGAAGATGTAGTAACAACAGAGTCAAAGGAGAGAAGCACTACCAGCTGGGagagctcctcctcctcctctggcGGCACCACCGTCGCTTCGTCTTCTCCGCCACCACCGTCGCAGATTCTTGGTTGGCCTATTAGAAAAGCTTCATTTCGAAAGAATTCTAAGGAGAATGTTAAATTAGATCATACGAATTCGACCCTTCACGACGATTCTGGTTTTAAAGGGAAAGAGATGACTATTACAGGTTAGctagacaaaataaaaattgaaactttttttgcttttcagaattttgaatttgttgATCTGATTTTGAATTAGATGTGGATATGATGAAGGAGAGATTTGCAAAGTTGTTGCTTGGTGAAGATATGTCAGGTTCTGGTAAAGGCGTCTGTACGGCTTTAGCCATCTCCAACGCTATCACCAATCTCTGTGgtaagttagaaaaaaaaagactagcttgtgtttgtttgttaaaaatgctTGAACTCAAAATACTTCAGAGTGTTGAAATAAATGTTTCTTGTTTTAGCTACGATATTTGGGCAACTATGGAGATTAGAGCCGCTTCCGAGGGAAAAGAAGGATATGTGGGGAAGAGAAATGGAGTGGATACTTAGTGTTAGTGATCACATCGTTGAGTTAACACCTTCAACACAAACTTACCAAGACGGCAAAAAGTCTGAGGTaaagtgttttattttgtaaactattgCAATTGCATTAACTGGAGTTTTAAATGATTCAATTtgtggatcttcttcttcaggtcaTGACTTGTCGACCAAGATTTGATCTTTTTATCAACCTCCCTGCTCTTCGTAAACTAGACAATATGCTTCTCGTGAGTTTCACTCAACCTTTCTTATCCAAATGGTCCTCTCAagtgaaaccttttttttttatctctgatCCAATTTTCTTTTGCAATAGAATATATTGGCGAGTTTCAAGAAAACCGAGTTCTGGTATGTTGATCAAGGGATTGTAGCTTCGGAAAACGATGGCTCAGCTTCTTTCCGCAGAAAGATTCAGCGTCAAGAGGAGAAATGGTGGTTGCCTGTCCCTCGTTTAGCACCTAATGGTCTTACTgaagaagcaagaacagaaTTGAATCACAAGAGGGAATGTGCAACGCAGATACTTAAAGCTGCAATGGCAATTAACAGCCTTGTTTTAACCGAAATGGATGTTCCCGAATCATACCTTGAAACCCTTCCAAAGGTCTGTATCTTTCATTCAGAGCATCCTTATTTAACAATCTTCATTCTGACATTAAACTTATGGTGCAGAACGGTAGATCCTGCCTTGGGGATGTTATTTACAAGTACATAACATCTGAGAAGTTTTCTGCTGAGTGTCTACTTGACTGCCTTGATCTGTCCTCTGAGCATATTGCTCTTGATATCGCAAACCGTGTGGAAGCTTCGATATATGTTTGGCGCAGAAGAGTAGAAACAAAACTAggagtcaacaacaacaatactaCTTCAGGCTCTACTCCAAGGTTATCATGGGATATGGTCAAAGAACGTATGGCTGCTGGTGACAAAAGGGGATTACTTGTGGAGAGATCTGAAACTCTCTTACGTTGCTTGAAGCAACGGTTTCCATCTCTAACCCAGACTTCTCTAGACATTAGCAAGATTCAATGGAACAAGGTACAAAACCAGTCATTATCTCTGTCTACATTATAAAGTGGCTTTGCTTGTTCTTACTTATATACTGTCCTTTTGAATTTTTCAGGATATTGGGAAATCAATTCTTGAAAGCTACTCGAGGTCAGTTGAGAGCTTAGCATCAAACATCGTAGCACGAATCGATGATTTACTCTACGTGGATGACTTAACAAAACAATCCGAGGATAACAATCTGTTGTCAAATCCAACGGTCAGCAGCATTATAGCTCACAAGAAAGTGGTACCAATCCCTTATCTAATATCTGCATCAGGAACTCCATAC contains:
- the LOC104734597 gene encoding rop guanine nucleotide exchange factor 5-like, whose product is MESLVKSCAGIDKKRSSLTHSVVEDVVTTESKERSTTSWESSSSSSGGTTVASSSPPPPSQILGWPIRKASFRKNSKENVKLDHTNSTLHDDSGFKGKEMTITDVDMMKERFAKLLLGEDMSGSGKGVCTALAISNAITNLCATIFGQLWRLEPLPREKKDMWGREMEWILSVSDHIVELTPSTQTYQDGKKSEVMTCRPRFDLFINLPALRKLDNMLLNILASFKKTEFWYVDQGIVASENDGSASFRRKIQRQEEKWWLPVPRLAPNGLTEEARTELNHKRECATQILKAAMAINSLVLTEMDVPESYLETLPKNGRSCLGDVIYKYITSEKFSAECLLDCLDLSSEHIALDIANRVEASIYVWRRRVETKLGVNNNNTTSGSTPRLSWDMVKERMAAGDKRGLLVERSETLLRCLKQRFPSLTQTSLDISKIQWNKDIGKSILESYSRSVESLASNIVARIDDLLYVDDLTKQSEDNNLLSNPTVSSIIAHKKVVPIPYLISASGTPYRTSFSTTPGFSPSLISPKKGERRTPYSSKDTNRVSEKGLLPSRGFGVRRVLNNYLGMESKLKICVSPSDSSDTAVMNQISKEGEEEKKRNSTSVHQKGPPKYTVS